From Sphingomonas bisphenolicum, one genomic window encodes:
- a CDS encoding LapA family protein, protein MQFLRTAFWVVIAVGLAFFCMANYVPVTVRLWGDMVMETKLPVLLIGAFLLGALPFWIMARATRWRLKRRLDSTERALVVATTAAAPPPPPAFSDVPAVAGLPDPLAPTPSTTGPA, encoded by the coding sequence ATGCAATTTTTGCGGACAGCCTTCTGGGTCGTCATCGCCGTGGGACTCGCCTTCTTCTGTATGGCGAACTACGTGCCCGTGACCGTGCGCCTGTGGGGCGACATGGTGATGGAAACCAAGCTGCCCGTATTGTTGATCGGCGCTTTCCTGCTGGGGGCGCTGCCCTTCTGGATCATGGCGCGGGCCACTCGCTGGCGTCTGAAGCGCCGGCTCGACAGCACCGAGCGCGCATTGGTGGTCGCCACCACCGCCGCCGCCCCGCCCCCACCGCCCGCCTTTTCGGATGTGCCAGCCGTTGCCGGCCTCCCCGACCCGCTCGCCCCCACCCCCAGCACCACAGGACCAGCATGA
- a CDS encoding aldose 1-epimerase, with product MRAGGLEAAISPAVGGSLLSLALDGVNLLRRAPDGASDPLAMASFPLVPYANRIANGRFAFDGRNYRLPLNFGDHPHSIHGFGWQTAWTASETLAAATRLTHDHGGGDGWPWPYRAEQQVALTPSLLSMSLSITNVGDLPMPAGLGFHPYFLADAATMIQFDADGLWLSTPDMLPDRHAAADMLGDWSRPAIVRGDTLVDNVYTGWNGTATIRRGDGLRLTLRATGAGFLHVYRPPGSVDFCLEPVSHMPDAINRGGMATVMPGDTARVAMTIAIDKIDQTLPKSAGIA from the coding sequence TTGCGGGCGGGAGGGCTGGAAGCGGCCATCTCGCCCGCTGTCGGCGGATCGCTGCTGAGCCTCGCGCTGGACGGCGTGAATCTGCTGCGCCGTGCGCCGGACGGTGCCAGCGATCCACTTGCGATGGCGAGCTTTCCGCTGGTTCCTTACGCCAATCGCATAGCGAACGGGCGCTTTGCCTTTGACGGACGAAACTATCGGCTTCCCCTCAATTTCGGCGACCATCCGCACAGCATCCATGGCTTTGGCTGGCAGACGGCATGGACGGCGAGCGAGACACTTGCAGCGGCTACGCGCCTGACCCACGATCATGGCGGCGGTGACGGATGGCCATGGCCCTATAGGGCGGAGCAGCAGGTCGCGCTGACCCCTTCGCTCCTGTCCATGTCGCTGTCCATCACCAATGTCGGCGACTTGCCGATGCCCGCGGGCCTGGGCTTTCACCCCTATTTCCTGGCCGACGCCGCGACCATGATCCAGTTCGACGCGGACGGCCTCTGGCTCTCTACCCCGGACATGCTGCCCGACCGCCACGCCGCCGCCGATATGCTGGGCGACTGGTCGCGGCCTGCCATCGTGCGCGGCGACACGCTGGTCGACAATGTTTATACCGGCTGGAACGGGACCGCGACGATCCGGCGCGGCGACGGCCTGCGCCTGACGCTGCGAGCGACCGGGGCCGGGTTTCTGCACGTCTATCGGCCGCCGGGCAGCGTCGATTTCTGCCTGGAGCCGGTCAGCCATATGCCCGACGCGATCAACCGCGGCGGCATGGCGACGGTGATGCCCGGCGACACCGCGCGCGTCGCCATGACGATCGCCATCGACAAAATCGACCAGACGCTTCCGAAATCCGCCGGGATCGCCTAA
- a CDS encoding sugar porter family MFS transporter, translating to MNEGSAEKVNMAFIAAIVAVATIGGFMFGYDSGVINGTQKGLEAAFDLGKLGIGINVGAILVGSSIGAFMAGRMADLIGRRGVMMLAAVLFLGSALLAGAAGSSAIFILARIIGGLGVGAASVISPVYISEVTPAAVRGRLSSVQQVMIISGLTGAFVANFVLARYAGGSTAPLWLDFPAWRWMFWLQAIPAAIYLIALLFIPESPRYLVARGRDADAEGVLTRLFGPLEAARKVAEIRASLAADHHRPKLSDLISKTTGKIRPIVWTGIGLAVFQQLVGINVVFYYGATLWEAVGFSEDNALQINILSGVLSIGACLGAIALVDRIGRKPLLLIGSAGMAVTLAIVAYAFSTAVTGADGAVSLPGHNGLMALISANLYVIFFNLSWGPIMWVMLGEMFPNQIRGSGLAVAGFAQWIANAAISVSFPALAVSPGLVVTYTGYALFAAISFFFVRKMVHETKGRELEDMEG from the coding sequence ATGAATGAGGGGAGCGCCGAAAAGGTCAATATGGCCTTTATCGCCGCAATCGTCGCCGTGGCGACGATCGGCGGATTCATGTTCGGCTATGATTCGGGCGTCATCAACGGGACGCAGAAGGGGCTGGAAGCGGCCTTCGACCTGGGCAAGCTCGGCATCGGCATCAATGTCGGCGCGATTTTGGTCGGCTCTTCGATCGGCGCATTCATGGCAGGGCGCATGGCGGACCTGATCGGCCGACGCGGCGTGATGATGCTGGCGGCCGTCCTTTTCCTGGGCAGCGCGTTGCTGGCGGGCGCCGCCGGGTCTTCGGCCATCTTCATCTTGGCCCGCATCATCGGTGGCCTGGGCGTCGGCGCGGCGAGCGTCATTTCACCCGTCTATATCTCCGAAGTCACCCCCGCCGCCGTGCGCGGACGCCTGTCGAGCGTGCAGCAGGTGATGATCATTTCCGGCCTGACCGGCGCCTTCGTCGCCAATTTCGTGCTGGCCCGCTATGCCGGTGGCTCCACCGCGCCGCTATGGCTGGACTTCCCGGCCTGGCGCTGGATGTTCTGGTTGCAGGCGATCCCGGCGGCCATCTACCTGATCGCGCTGCTCTTCATCCCCGAAAGCCCTCGCTATCTGGTGGCGCGCGGCCGCGATGCCGATGCCGAAGGGGTGCTGACGCGCCTGTTCGGTCCGCTGGAAGCCGCGCGCAAGGTTGCGGAAATCCGCGCCAGCCTGGCCGCCGATCATCACCGGCCCAAGCTGTCGGACCTGATCAGCAAGACCACCGGCAAGATTCGCCCGATCGTGTGGACCGGTATTGGTCTGGCCGTCTTCCAGCAGTTGGTCGGCATCAATGTCGTCTTCTATTATGGCGCGACGCTATGGGAAGCGGTCGGCTTTTCCGAAGATAATGCGTTGCAGATCAACATTCTATCGGGCGTGCTGTCGATCGGCGCGTGCCTGGGCGCCATCGCCCTGGTCGACAGGATCGGGCGCAAGCCGCTGCTGCTGATCGGCTCGGCCGGCATGGCGGTGACGCTCGCGATCGTCGCCTATGCCTTCTCCACCGCCGTCACCGGCGCGGACGGCGCGGTGTCGCTGCCCGGCCATAACGGCCTGATGGCGCTGATCTCCGCCAATCTCTACGTGATCTTCTTCAACCTTAGCTGGGGTCCGATCATGTGGGTCATGCTGGGCGAGATGTTCCCGAACCAGATTCGCGGATCGGGGCTGGCGGTCGCCGGCTTCGCCCAGTGGATCGCCAATGCCGCCATCTCGGTCAGCTTCCCGGCGCTGGCTGTGTCGCCGGGACTGGTCGTGACCTATACCGGCTACGCCCTGTTCGCAGCGATCAGCTTCTTTTTCGTGCGCAAGATGGTGCATGAGACGAAGGGGCGCGAGCTTGAGGATATGGAAGGCTGA
- a CDS encoding SMP-30/gluconolactonase/LRE family protein — protein sequence MLTADPQSVLSVGATLGEGPVWVARDAALWFVDIKGHRIHRYDPALDVGRSWGTPGQVGWILPTDDGLFAVGLQSGVHSFDPATASFTLRHAPEAHLPGNRQNDACVAPDGAIWFGSMDDAEEAQSGHFYRLHEGACIESGLPAVSITNGPALSPDGRILYHTDTLGKRIWRTALAPDGTVGNTSLFARIEDGAGYPDGPTIDAEGCLWTGLFGGWAVRRYDPTGTLMREVRFPVANITKIAFGGDDLTTAYATTARKGLDMTALAQQPLAGDLFAFDPGVAGLPGHVATI from the coding sequence ATGTTGACCGCCGATCCGCAAAGCGTGCTGTCGGTCGGCGCGACGCTGGGCGAAGGCCCGGTCTGGGTGGCGCGCGACGCGGCTTTGTGGTTCGTCGATATCAAGGGACATCGGATTCATCGTTACGATCCGGCGCTGGACGTCGGGCGCAGTTGGGGGACGCCAGGCCAGGTCGGCTGGATATTGCCGACCGATGATGGCTTGTTCGCCGTGGGCCTGCAATCAGGCGTCCACAGCTTCGACCCCGCCACCGCCAGCTTCACCCTGCGTCATGCCCCCGAAGCCCATCTGCCGGGCAACCGCCAGAACGACGCCTGCGTTGCGCCCGACGGGGCGATCTGGTTCGGGTCGATGGACGATGCGGAGGAGGCCCAAAGCGGCCATTTCTATCGTCTCCACGAGGGCGCGTGCATCGAAAGCGGCCTGCCTGCCGTGTCGATCACCAACGGCCCTGCCCTCTCGCCTGATGGGCGTATCCTGTACCACACCGATACGCTGGGCAAGCGCATCTGGCGCACCGCGTTGGCGCCAGACGGCACGGTCGGCAATACAAGCCTGTTCGCCCGGATCGAGGATGGCGCCGGCTATCCCGATGGTCCCACCATCGATGCCGAAGGCTGCCTGTGGACCGGCCTGTTCGGCGGCTGGGCGGTGCGCCGCTACGACCCGACCGGCACGCTGATGCGGGAGGTGCGCTTCCCGGTCGCCAACATCACCAAGATCGCCTTTGGCGGCGACGACCTGACCACCGCCTACGCCACGACCGCGCGCAAGGGGCTGGACATGACAGCGCTGGCACAGCAACCTCTGGCGGGCGATCTCTTCGCCTTCGATCCCGGCGTGGCCGGGCTGCCGGGGCATGTCGCAACGATATAA
- a CDS encoding SDR family NAD(P)-dependent oxidoreductase yields the protein MSAIYPSLKGKRVFISGGGSGIGAGLVEAFVGQGAHVAFCDIAVAESDALVARLTGANVTPIFHAVDLRDIEAVQAMIGTVEQQLGGIDILINNAANDDRHTIEEVTPAYWDERMAVNLRHLFFAAQAAVPAMKRAGGGVILNFGSISWHLALPELTLYQTAKAAIEGLTRSLARDLGRDNIRVNTIIPGNVKTPRQEKWYTPEGEAEIVAAQCLDGRILPVDVAALAMFLASDDARYCTAHDYFIDAGWR from the coding sequence ATGAGCGCCATCTATCCCAGTCTGAAGGGCAAGCGGGTTTTCATTTCCGGCGGCGGCAGCGGCATCGGCGCGGGGCTGGTCGAGGCGTTCGTCGGCCAGGGCGCGCATGTCGCCTTTTGCGACATCGCCGTGGCGGAGAGCGACGCGCTGGTCGCCCGCCTCACTGGCGCCAACGTCACCCCGATCTTTCACGCCGTCGACCTGCGCGACATCGAAGCGGTGCAGGCGATGATCGGGACGGTCGAGCAGCAGCTTGGCGGGATCGACATTCTCATCAACAATGCCGCCAATGACGACCGCCACACGATCGAGGAAGTGACCCCCGCCTATTGGGACGAGCGGATGGCGGTGAACCTGCGCCACCTCTTTTTCGCGGCGCAGGCGGCGGTGCCCGCGATGAAGCGCGCGGGCGGCGGCGTGATCCTGAATTTCGGATCGATAAGCTGGCACCTCGCCCTGCCCGAGCTGACCCTCTACCAGACCGCCAAGGCGGCCATCGAGGGCCTGACCCGCAGCCTGGCGCGCGACCTGGGCCGCGACAATATCCGCGTCAACACGATCATTCCGGGCAATGTGAAGACCCCGCGCCAGGAAAAATGGTACACGCCCGAAGGCGAGGCGGAGATCGTCGCGGCGCAATGCCTGGACGGCCGCATCCTGCCCGTCGATGTCGCTGCGCTGGCCATGTTCCTGGCGTCCGACGATGCGCGTTACTGCACCGCCCATGATTATTTCATCGATGCCGGCTGGCGCTGA
- a CDS encoding fumarylacetoacetate hydrolase family protein codes for MSGAASLSTLVDCLPADWRAGLFLGRVLTADGPSPILVRDGIAHDMSRVAPTVAQLIEKLPLAADAGEALGPVDALDLPLLSPVDLQCVKACGVTFALSAIERVIEERARGDASAAAEIRGRLEERVGGSIRAVVPGSPEAAALKAALIEDGLWSQYLEVAIGPDAEVFTKAPVLSTVGAGAQIGIRSDSTWNNPEPEIVLIANAAGSAIGATLGNDVNLRDFEGRSALLLGKAKDNNASCSLGPLIRLFDGDFTIDDVRNAEVELTIDGPEGYRLEGVSSMNQISRDPLELVRQTLSEHQYPDGFALFLGTLFAPVQDRDDPGRGFTHKVGDVVAISTPRLGKLVNMVVTSKDAAPWTYGLTALMTNLAARGLLKDTAA; via the coding sequence ATGTCGGGGGCCGCCTCCTTGTCCACCTTGGTAGATTGCCTGCCCGCCGACTGGCGCGCCGGCCTGTTTCTTGGCCGTGTCCTGACCGCTGATGGCCCCAGCCCCATATTGGTCCGCGACGGCATCGCTCATGATATGAGCCGCGTCGCACCGACCGTGGCGCAACTGATCGAAAAGCTGCCGCTGGCGGCCGATGCCGGCGAAGCCCTTGGCCCGGTCGATGCGCTCGATCTGCCGCTGCTCAGCCCGGTCGATCTGCAATGCGTCAAGGCGTGCGGCGTAACCTTCGCCCTCTCTGCGATCGAACGGGTGATCGAGGAACGGGCGCGCGGCGATGCCAGCGCGGCTGCGGAGATTCGCGGCCGGCTGGAAGAGCGCGTCGGCGGCTCGATCCGCGCCGTGGTGCCCGGTTCGCCCGAAGCCGCCGCGCTCAAGGCCGCACTGATCGAGGACGGGCTGTGGTCGCAATATCTGGAGGTCGCGATCGGCCCGGATGCGGAGGTGTTCACCAAGGCGCCGGTGCTGTCGACCGTGGGCGCGGGCGCGCAGATCGGCATCCGGTCCGATTCCACCTGGAACAACCCCGAACCCGAAATAGTGCTGATCGCCAATGCCGCTGGGAGCGCTATCGGCGCGACTCTGGGCAATGACGTCAATCTGCGCGATTTCGAAGGACGCTCGGCGCTCCTGCTGGGCAAGGCGAAGGACAATAATGCGTCCTGCTCGCTTGGTCCGCTGATCCGCCTGTTCGATGGCGACTTCACGATCGACGATGTGCGCAATGCCGAAGTCGAACTGACGATCGACGGTCCCGAAGGCTATCGCCTCGAAGGCGTAAGCAGCATGAACCAGATCAGCCGCGATCCGCTGGAACTGGTGCGCCAGACGCTGTCGGAACATCAATATCCCGATGGTTTCGCGCTGTTCCTGGGCACGCTCTTCGCCCCGGTGCAGGATCGCGACGATCCGGGCCGCGGCTTTACCCACAAGGTCGGCGACGTCGTCGCCATCTCCACCCCGCGCCTCGGCAAGCTGGTCAACATGGTCGTGACATCGAAGGACGCCGCGCCCTGGACCTATGGCCTCACCGCACTGATGACCAATCTCGCCGCGCGCGGCCTGCTGAAAGACACCGCCGCATGA
- a CDS encoding EF-hand domain-containing protein, with protein sequence MVRIFLFSTALAIAAPAMAQQGMAPDQGASPAAPQSATPAAPAAPQAATPAAPANTAATVASIVDSEFPAYDANSDGQLDQSEFSRWMVALKGQEMKATGSTLPAEQVTAWANGAFTTADKDKSISVSKPELVSYLSGGAG encoded by the coding sequence ATGGTCCGCATATTTCTTTTCTCGACCGCCCTCGCGATAGCGGCACCCGCCATGGCGCAACAGGGCATGGCGCCCGACCAGGGCGCGAGCCCGGCCGCGCCCCAGTCTGCGACTCCGGCCGCACCCGCCGCACCGCAGGCAGCGACGCCCGCTGCTCCGGCCAACACCGCCGCAACGGTCGCGTCGATCGTCGACAGTGAATTCCCCGCCTATGACGCGAACAGCGACGGGCAACTCGACCAGTCGGAATTTTCGCGCTGGATGGTGGCGCTGAAGGGCCAGGAAATGAAGGCGACGGGGTCGACCCTGCCTGCCGAGCAGGTCACGGCTTGGGCCAACGGCGCATTTACGACCGCCGACAAAGATAAGAGCATTTCCGTCAGCAAGCCTGAACTTGTCAGCTACCTGAGTGGCGGCGCAGGCTAA
- the purB gene encoding adenylosuccinate lyase, with product MVPRYSRPAMTALWEPEARFKIWFEIEAHATEKLGELGVVPPSAAKALWDWWATNPRIDVPAIDAIEAVTKHDVIAFLTWVAEQVGDEARFMHQGMTSSDVLDTCLAVQLARAADILIDDLDKLLDVIKRRAFEHKLTPTIGRSHGIHAEPVTFGLKMAEAYAEFSRCKTRLIAARAEVATCAISGAVGTFANIDPAVEEHVAEKLGLAIEPVSTQVIPRDRHAMFFATLGVIASSIERLAVEVRHLQRTEVLEAEEYFSPGQKGSSAMPHKRNPVLTENLTGLARVVRAAVVPALENVALWHERDISHSSVERFFGPDATITLDFALARLTGVIDKLLIYPERMMKNLDKMGGLVHSQRVLLALTQAGVSREDSYRYVQRNAMKVWESDGQLSLLELLKSDPDVTAALPVQEIEDKFNLDYHFKQVDTIFRRVFGEA from the coding sequence ATGGTCCCCCGCTATTCCCGTCCCGCAATGACCGCGCTCTGGGAGCCTGAAGCCCGTTTCAAGATCTGGTTCGAGATCGAGGCGCATGCGACCGAGAAGCTGGGCGAACTGGGCGTCGTCCCGCCGTCCGCGGCCAAGGCGCTGTGGGACTGGTGGGCCACGAACCCCAGGATCGACGTGCCCGCGATCGACGCGATCGAGGCCGTGACCAAGCATGACGTCATCGCCTTCCTGACCTGGGTGGCCGAACAGGTCGGCGACGAAGCCCGCTTCATGCATCAGGGCATGACGTCTTCGGACGTCTTGGACACCTGCCTCGCCGTGCAATTGGCCCGCGCCGCCGACATCCTGATCGACGATCTGGACAAGCTGCTCGACGTCATCAAGCGTCGCGCCTTCGAACATAAGCTGACGCCGACCATCGGCCGCAGCCATGGCATTCATGCCGAACCAGTGACCTTCGGCCTCAAGATGGCCGAAGCCTATGCCGAATTTTCGCGCTGCAAGACCCGCCTGATCGCCGCGCGCGCGGAAGTCGCGACCTGCGCCATTTCCGGCGCGGTCGGCACCTTCGCCAATATCGACCCTGCGGTCGAGGAGCATGTCGCGGAAAAGCTGGGCCTGGCCATCGAGCCTGTCTCGACCCAGGTCATCCCGCGCGATCGCCATGCGATGTTCTTCGCGACGCTGGGCGTGATCGCCAGCTCGATCGAGCGCCTCGCCGTCGAGGTTCGCCACCTCCAGCGCACCGAAGTTCTGGAAGCGGAGGAATATTTCTCGCCGGGGCAAAAGGGCAGCTCGGCCATGCCGCACAAGCGCAACCCGGTGCTGACCGAAAACCTGACCGGCCTCGCCCGCGTGGTGCGCGCCGCCGTGGTGCCCGCGCTGGAAAATGTCGCCCTGTGGCATGAGCGCGATATCAGCCACTCGTCGGTCGAGCGCTTCTTTGGTCCCGATGCGACCATCACCCTCGACTTCGCGCTCGCCCGCCTGACCGGCGTCATCGACAAGCTGCTCATCTATCCCGAGCGGATGATGAAGAATCTCGACAAGATGGGCGGCCTCGTTCACTCGCAGCGCGTGCTGCTGGCCCTGACCCAGGCGGGCGTCAGCCGCGAGGACAGCTACCGCTACGTCCAGCGCAACGCGATGAAGGTGTGGGAATCGGACGGCCAGCTATCGTTGCTGGAACTGCTCAAGTCCGACCCAGACGTCACCGCTGCGCTGCCGGTCCAGGAGATCGAGGACAAGTTCAACCTCGATTATCATTTCAAGCAGGTCGATACGATCTTCCGCCGGGTGTTCGGCGAGGCCTGA
- a CDS encoding LacI family DNA-binding transcriptional regulator translates to MSDVRSSRRQRNAPTINDVARHAGVSPMTVSRVINGEQVVRAATREKVEIAIAALNYAPSAAARTLAGGDETRIGLLYSNPSSSYLSEFLVGSLDQASRSGVDLVVEKWDEEISIASVVAHLQRGRIDGVILPPPLCDLNEMVEALDKAGIPAVAVATGRAPSDLAAVSIDDRQAAYEMTRHLIGLGHDRIGFIKGNPNQSASAKRFEGYVAALGEAGLSVQDELIAQGYFTYRSGLDAAEHILALADPPTAIFASNDDMAAAAVAIAHRTGLDVPGDLTVCGFDDTSLATTIWPELTTIRQPISAMARAAVEVLVRQLKGRRTDEAAEHLVLDHALIRRQSDAAPRVRPRMGGR, encoded by the coding sequence ATGAGCGACGTTCGATCGTCCCGCCGGCAGCGCAACGCCCCGACCATCAATGATGTCGCCCGCCATGCCGGCGTGTCCCCGATGACCGTGTCCCGCGTCATCAATGGCGAGCAGGTCGTGCGCGCGGCGACGCGAGAGAAGGTGGAGATCGCGATCGCGGCGCTCAACTATGCGCCCAGCGCCGCCGCCCGGACGCTGGCGGGCGGGGACGAGACGCGGATCGGCCTGCTCTATTCCAACCCCTCCTCCTCCTATCTCAGCGAATTTCTGGTCGGCAGCCTGGATCAGGCGAGCCGCAGCGGCGTCGACCTGGTCGTGGAAAAATGGGATGAGGAAATATCGATCGCGTCGGTCGTCGCCCACCTGCAACGCGGGCGGATCGACGGGGTGATCCTGCCGCCGCCGCTGTGTGATTTGAACGAGATGGTGGAAGCGCTGGACAAGGCGGGCATCCCGGCGGTCGCGGTGGCGACCGGGCGCGCGCCGTCGGATCTGGCCGCCGTCAGCATCGACGATCGGCAGGCGGCCTATGAAATGACCCGGCACCTGATCGGGCTGGGCCATGATCGCATCGGCTTCATCAAGGGCAATCCGAACCAGAGCGCCAGCGCCAAGCGGTTCGAGGGCTATGTCGCGGCGCTCGGCGAAGCGGGCCTGAGCGTGCAGGACGAACTGATCGCGCAGGGCTATTTCACCTATCGATCCGGGCTGGACGCGGCCGAACATATATTGGCGCTGGCCGATCCGCCGACCGCCATCTTCGCCAGCAATGACGACATGGCCGCCGCTGCCGTCGCGATCGCGCATCGCACCGGGCTGGACGTGCCGGGCGACCTGACCGTCTGCGGCTTTGACGATACCTCTCTGGCGACCACCATATGGCCGGAGCTGACCACGATCCGCCAGCCGATCAGCGCGATGGCGCGCGCGGCGGTGGAGGTGCTGGTGCGGCAGTTGAAGGGCCGACGCACCGACGAAGCGGCGGAGCATCTGGTGCTGGATCATGCGCTGATCCGGCGGCAGTCGGACGCTGCGCCGCGCGTGCGGCCGCGTATGGGTGGGCGGTAG
- a CDS encoding alpha-glucuronidase family glycosyl hydrolase codes for MIAVTGTALTPVLAPMAQAEDGYDLWLRYARVEPSRAGVLAAHANAIVASGSSPTLAIATQELQRGIAGMTGTTPALSATVQQGALLLATPASTPSLPVKTDGLGEEGYAIRTIMMDGKAVTLIAANSDIGLLHGAYHWLRLAQSGEKLDNLDIRSAPKIGLRLLNHWDNLNGTVERGYAGQSIWDWWRLPDWKGPRYSDYARANASIGINGTVLNNVNAKADSLTAPYIAKAAALADVFRPYGIKVYLSVKWTAPMELDGLKTADPLDPAVAAWWKAKADEIYKAIPDFGGFLVKANSEGQPGPQDYNRTHADGANMLAAAVKAHGGIVMWRAFVYAHDNPDDRAKQAYSDFKPLDGKFADNVIVQVKNGAIDFQPREPFHPLFGAMPRTPLMMEFQITKEYLGQSTHLTYLGPLFEEVLDADTYAKGKGSTVAKVIDGSLEGHKLTGIAGVANIGVDRDWSGSIFNQADWYAFGRLAWDTSLSAETIAKEWAEMTFSPDPKVVQPVVRMMMGSREAAVDYMTPLGLAHVMDTGHHYGPGPWVSELARPEWNPVYYHKADATGIGFDRTKTGSNAVSQYAAPLAKLFGSVKITPERDLLWFHHVPWDYRLKSGETLWNGLVHHYEAGVNYVADMQTTWASLKPYVDAERYAQTETFLTIQHREALWWRDASIAYFQSVSQRPLPAGSAAPAHDLNWYKAQKFPYAPGHN; via the coding sequence ATGATTGCCGTGACCGGAACGGCGTTGACGCCGGTTCTGGCGCCCATGGCGCAGGCCGAGGACGGCTATGATCTGTGGCTGCGCTATGCGCGCGTAGAACCGTCGCGCGCTGGCGTTTTGGCGGCCCATGCGAACGCTATCGTGGCAAGCGGAAGCAGCCCGACGCTGGCCATCGCGACTCAGGAATTGCAACGCGGTATCGCCGGCATGACCGGGACGACGCCGGCGCTGTCAGCAACGGTCCAGCAAGGCGCGCTGCTGCTGGCGACGCCGGCGTCCACCCCTTCCCTGCCGGTGAAGACGGACGGGCTGGGCGAGGAAGGCTATGCGATTCGCACCATCATGATGGACGGCAAGGCGGTCACGCTGATCGCCGCGAACAGCGACATCGGCCTGCTCCATGGCGCCTATCATTGGCTGCGCCTCGCCCAGAGCGGCGAGAAGCTGGACAATCTGGACATACGCAGCGCGCCGAAAATCGGCCTGCGCCTGCTCAACCATTGGGACAATCTGAACGGCACGGTCGAGCGCGGCTATGCCGGCCAGTCGATCTGGGACTGGTGGCGCCTGCCCGACTGGAAAGGGCCGCGCTATAGCGACTATGCCCGGGCCAATGCCTCGATCGGCATCAACGGCACTGTCCTCAACAATGTGAACGCCAAGGCGGATAGCCTGACCGCGCCCTATATCGCCAAGGCGGCAGCACTGGCGGATGTCTTCCGTCCCTATGGCATCAAGGTCTATCTGTCGGTCAAATGGACCGCGCCGATGGAACTGGATGGCCTCAAGACCGCCGATCCGCTCGACCCGGCCGTCGCCGCATGGTGGAAGGCGAAGGCGGACGAAATCTACAAGGCGATTCCAGACTTCGGCGGCTTTCTGGTCAAGGCGAACAGCGAGGGCCAGCCGGGACCGCAGGATTACAACCGCACCCATGCCGATGGCGCGAACATGCTGGCCGCTGCGGTAAAGGCGCATGGCGGCATCGTGATGTGGCGCGCCTTCGTCTATGCCCATGACAATCCCGACGACCGCGCCAAACAGGCTTATAGTGATTTCAAGCCGCTGGACGGCAAGTTTGCCGACAATGTGATCGTGCAGGTGAAGAATGGCGCGATCGACTTCCAGCCGCGCGAGCCCTTCCATCCCCTGTTCGGCGCGATGCCCAGGACGCCGCTGATGATGGAATTCCAGATCACCAAGGAATATCTGGGCCAGTCGACGCACCTCACTTACCTTGGGCCGTTGTTCGAGGAAGTGCTGGACGCCGATACCTACGCCAAGGGCAAGGGATCGACGGTGGCCAAGGTGATCGACGGATCGCTGGAGGGCCATAAGCTGACCGGCATCGCAGGTGTCGCCAATATCGGCGTCGATCGCGACTGGAGCGGGTCGATCTTCAATCAGGCGGACTGGTATGCCTTCGGCCGTCTGGCCTGGGATACCAGCCTGTCGGCGGAGACGATCGCGAAGGAATGGGCGGAGATGACCTTTTCGCCCGATCCCAAGGTCGTGCAGCCCGTGGTCCGGATGATGATGGGATCGCGCGAGGCGGCGGTGGATTATATGACGCCGCTGGGTCTGGCGCATGTCATGGACACGGGCCATCATTATGGTCCGGGGCCATGGGTATCGGAACTGGCGCGGCCTGAATGGAACCCGGTCTATTATCATAAGGCGGACGCGACCGGCATCGGCTTTGACCGGACGAAGACGGGCAGCAATGCCGTCAGCCAATATGCCGCGCCGCTCGCCAAGCTGTTCGGCAGCGTCAAGATCACGCCGGAACGCGACCTGCTATGGTTCCATCATGTGCCGTGGGACTATCGGCTCAAGTCGGGCGAGACGTTGTGGAACGGTCTTGTCCATCATTATGAGGCGGGCGTGAATTACGTCGCGGACATGCAGACGACCTGGGCATCGCTCAAACCCTATGTCGATGCGGAGCGGTACGCGCAGACAGAGACGTTCCTGACGATCCAGCATCGCGAGGCTTTATGGTGGCGCGACGCCAGCATCGCCTATTTCCAGTCGGTGTCGCAACGTCCCCTGCCCGCCGGGTCGGCTGCCCCCGCCCATGACCTTAATTGGTACAAGGCGCAGAAATTCCCCTATGCGCCGGGTCATAACTGA